Proteins encoded together in one Streptomyces sp. NBC_01216 window:
- a CDS encoding ankyrin repeat domain-containing protein, which produces MSTLFEGVTGGDEDTVVRALRAGESPEADADGETVLYRAAVANEPGIVRLLLAAGADPGRGSGEGAGDLPLCGAACGGHAEVVRALLAAGARPDEEESYGFTATAWAVRLGHTETVRVLLAHGADPNRPGPDGLTPLVAAARRGSTPSVRTLLEHGAGPLGDALAEARRWIGVDIAAELRRGLLDGYAGGATYESVVRRVPEDGGVTVVVELLRENGAPGSGDERQTGHAAIATLLEGALGLSVPHEELATRALRCGDRTQDDWTEAVAALARRADGETFRAASAWCGSGDTRRQALGADVLAALGGFRAAGLPVLRRLAAGLRPAAEDSGEAAGAAREPALAVVAALGTAGDAAALPELLAFAAHPDAEVRRALGCALTGLVPAGCPGAVEVLVGLSRDPDPGVRDWATLALAELPEDTPPLRAALAERLDDTDPDTVAEAARGLAMRQDQRAVEVLAGILADGDPGGSARDTALAALEHIGNERVRTRLEWTGPRIR; this is translated from the coding sequence ATGAGCACGTTGTTCGAGGGCGTCACGGGCGGGGACGAGGACACGGTCGTGCGCGCCCTGCGCGCCGGGGAATCGCCCGAGGCGGACGCCGACGGGGAGACGGTGTTGTACCGGGCCGCCGTCGCGAACGAACCCGGGATCGTGAGACTGCTGCTCGCCGCGGGCGCCGACCCGGGACGGGGCAGCGGCGAGGGGGCGGGTGACCTGCCGCTGTGCGGCGCGGCCTGCGGCGGACACGCCGAGGTGGTCCGGGCCCTGCTCGCGGCGGGCGCGCGGCCGGACGAGGAGGAGTCGTACGGCTTCACGGCGACGGCCTGGGCGGTACGGCTGGGTCACACCGAGACGGTGCGGGTCCTGCTCGCGCACGGGGCCGATCCGAACCGCCCCGGGCCCGACGGGCTCACCCCGCTCGTCGCCGCGGCCCGGCGCGGCTCGACCCCGAGCGTGCGGACACTCCTGGAGCACGGCGCCGGGCCGCTCGGCGACGCGCTGGCCGAGGCCCGCCGCTGGATCGGGGTGGACATCGCGGCCGAGCTGCGGCGCGGACTGCTCGACGGATACGCGGGCGGTGCGACGTACGAGTCCGTGGTCCGTCGGGTCCCGGAGGACGGCGGCGTCACCGTGGTCGTCGAACTGCTGCGCGAGAACGGTGCCCCGGGCAGCGGCGACGAGCGGCAGACCGGTCACGCGGCGATCGCCACGCTCCTGGAGGGCGCGCTCGGACTTTCCGTGCCCCACGAGGAGCTCGCGACGCGGGCCCTGCGGTGCGGGGACCGGACCCAGGACGACTGGACGGAGGCGGTCGCGGCGCTCGCCCGGCGCGCCGACGGGGAGACCTTCCGCGCGGCGTCGGCCTGGTGCGGGAGCGGCGACACCCGGCGGCAGGCGCTCGGCGCGGACGTCCTGGCCGCACTGGGCGGTTTCAGGGCCGCGGGTCTGCCGGTCCTGCGCCGGCTGGCCGCCGGGCTCCGGCCCGCCGCCGAGGACTCCGGGGAGGCCGCGGGGGCGGCCCGGGAGCCCGCCCTCGCCGTGGTCGCGGCCCTGGGGACGGCGGGGGACGCGGCGGCGCTGCCCGAACTGCTGGCGTTCGCCGCGCACCCCGACGCCGAGGTGCGGCGTGCCCTCGGGTGCGCGCTGACCGGGCTGGTGCCGGCCGGGTGTCCGGGGGCCGTCGAGGTGCTGGTGGGGCTGAGCCGGGACCCCGACCCGGGAGTGCGGGACTGGGCCACGCTGGCCCTCGCGGAGCTGCCCGAGGACACTCCCCCGCTCCGTGCCGCCCTCGCCGAGCGCTTGGACGACACCGATCCGGACACCGTCGCCGAGGCTGCCCGCGGTCTGGCGATGCGTCAGGACCAGCGTGCCGTGGAGGTGCTGGCCGGAATCCTGGCGGACGGAGACCCCGGGGGTTCGGCCCGCGACACGGCGCTGGCCGCGCTGGAGCACATCGGGAACGAACGGGTCAGGACGCGCCTGGAATGGACGGGTCCGCGCATCCGCTGA
- a CDS encoding S1 family peptidase — MKKNRLLRALRRIAATGAVVLAAVSLQPSTASAAPAPVVGGTRAAQGEFPWMVRLSMGCGGSMLTPQIVLTAAHCVNGSGNNTGITATAGVVDLRSGSAINVRSTKVLRAPGYNGTGKDWALIKLASPITSVPTLRIADTTAYNSGTFTVAGWGAAREGGAQQRYLRKATVPFVSDAACQAAYGSSLVPAEEICAGYNQGGVDTCQGDSGGPMFRRDDAGAWIQVGIVSWGEGCARPGYPGVYTEVSTFASAITAAAATL; from the coding sequence GTGAAGAAGAACAGGCTCCTTCGCGCGTTGCGGCGGATCGCCGCGACCGGCGCCGTCGTCCTCGCCGCCGTCAGCCTCCAGCCCTCCACCGCCTCCGCCGCGCCCGCGCCTGTCGTCGGCGGCACCCGGGCGGCCCAGGGCGAGTTCCCCTGGATGGTCAGGCTCTCCATGGGCTGCGGCGGCTCGATGCTGACGCCGCAGATCGTGCTCACGGCCGCCCACTGCGTGAACGGCTCCGGAAACAACACCGGCATCACCGCCACCGCCGGGGTCGTGGACCTCCGGAGCGGCAGCGCGATCAACGTCCGGTCGACCAAGGTCCTGCGAGCCCCCGGCTACAACGGCACCGGCAAGGACTGGGCCCTGATCAAGCTCGCCTCGCCGATCACCTCGGTCCCCACGCTGAGGATCGCCGACACGACCGCCTACAACAGCGGCACTTTCACCGTCGCCGGCTGGGGCGCCGCCCGCGAGGGCGGCGCGCAGCAGCGTTACCTGCGCAAGGCGACCGTCCCGTTCGTCTCGGACGCCGCCTGCCAGGCGGCGTACGGATCCAGCCTCGTCCCCGCCGAGGAGATCTGCGCCGGGTACAACCAGGGCGGGGTCGACACCTGCCAGGGCGACTCGGGCGGACCGATGTTCCGCCGGGACGACGCCGGCGCGTGGATCCAGGTCGGCATCGTGAGCTGGGGCGAGGGCTGCGCGAGGCCCGGCTACCCCGGCGTCTACACCGAGGTGTCGACGTTCGCCTCCGCCATCACCGCGGCCGCGGCGACGCTCTGA
- a CDS encoding chorismate mutase — MSDIDESVQAELTRLRESIDNIDAAVVHMLAERFKCTQQVGVLKARHQLPPADPARESRQIARLRELAESAKLDPAFAEKLLNFIIAEVIRHHETIADGAH; from the coding sequence ATGAGCGACATCGACGAGTCCGTACAAGCGGAACTGACCCGGCTGCGCGAGAGCATCGACAACATCGACGCGGCGGTCGTCCACATGCTCGCCGAACGCTTCAAATGCACCCAGCAGGTCGGCGTCCTCAAAGCCCGGCACCAGCTCCCGCCCGCCGACCCGGCACGCGAGTCCCGCCAGATCGCCCGGCTGCGGGAACTCGCCGAGAGCGCGAAACTGGACCCGGCGTTCGCGGAGAAGCTGCTGAACTTCATCATCGCGGAGGTCATCCGGCACCACGAGACGATCGCGGACGGAGCACACTGA
- a CDS encoding asparaginase → MTRVTVFTLGGTISARDGDAARLTGHEVLAGLGTPGSDLEIRDFRRMPSASLSFEDLTGLADEVRATTAAGSGVVVVQGTDTLEETAFLLDLLCPAGEPVVVTGAMRRPDQPGADGPANLAAALAVAADPACRDLGVLVVLADEIHAARHVRKTHTTSVATFASPGAGPLGAVVEGRPRIMFRPAAPSTIRPLRLDPDVRVALITLSLGDRGELLDGIDTRFDGLVVAAFGAGHVPARLADRLEEITQRIPVVLASRTGAGPTLSHTYRGPGSEDDLLHRGLVPAGLLDPAKARLLLHTLLSSGAAGEAGYDRPRITAAFTHLTGSGLA, encoded by the coding sequence ATGACCCGCGTCACGGTCTTCACCCTCGGAGGGACGATCTCCGCACGGGACGGGGACGCGGCGCGCCTGACCGGCCACGAGGTGCTCGCCGGACTCGGCACCCCCGGAAGCGACCTGGAGATCCGCGACTTCCGCCGGATGCCCAGCGCGTCCCTGTCCTTCGAGGACCTGACCGGCCTCGCCGACGAGGTGCGCGCCACCACGGCGGCCGGCTCCGGCGTCGTCGTCGTGCAGGGCACCGACACCCTGGAGGAGACCGCCTTCCTCCTCGACCTGCTCTGCCCGGCCGGCGAGCCGGTCGTCGTCACCGGCGCCATGCGGCGACCCGACCAGCCCGGCGCCGACGGCCCGGCCAACCTCGCCGCGGCGCTCGCCGTCGCCGCCGACCCCGCCTGCCGCGACCTCGGAGTCCTCGTCGTCCTCGCCGACGAGATCCACGCCGCCCGCCACGTCCGCAAGACCCACACGACCTCCGTCGCCACCTTCGCCTCACCCGGCGCCGGACCTCTCGGCGCGGTCGTCGAGGGCCGGCCGAGAATCATGTTCCGCCCGGCCGCCCCCTCCACGATCCGCCCCCTGCGGCTCGACCCGGACGTCCGCGTCGCCCTGATCACCCTCTCCCTCGGTGACCGCGGCGAACTCCTGGACGGCATCGACACCCGCTTCGACGGCCTGGTCGTGGCCGCCTTCGGCGCCGGTCACGTCCCGGCCCGGCTGGCGGACCGGCTGGAGGAGATCACCCAGCGCATCCCGGTCGTCCTCGCCTCCCGCACCGGCGCCGGCCCCACCCTCTCGCACACCTACCGCGGCCCCGGCTCCGAGGACGACCTCCTGCACCGCGGCCTCGTCCCCGCCGGTCTCCTCGACCCCGCCAAAGCCCGTCTCCTCCTCCACACCCTGCTCTCCAGCGGGGCCGCGGGCGAGGCCGGCTACGACCGCCCCCGCATCACGGCCGCCTTCACCCACCTCACGGGCAGCGGGCTCGCCTGA
- the pepN gene encoding aminopeptidase N: MSVLTRDEAQTRAQLLDVHHYRVDLDLTTGDETFRSRSAIRFTARTAGDTFVELKPETLHTATLDGEPLDPGALDDNRLPLSLTEGEHTLEISTTMRYSRTGEGMHRFTDPVDGETYVYTQLFMEDVQRVFAAFDQPDLKAVFEVGVDAPEGWTVLANGITERQPDGRWTAAPTPLLSTYFVCVAAGPWHSVRTEHAGLPFGIHCRRSLAPHLDADADEILDITKACFDRFHEKFEEPYPFDSYDQAFVPEFNAGAMENPGLVTFRDEFVYRSAVTVTERQTRAMVIAHEMAHMWFGDLVTLRWWDDIWLNESFAEYMGYQTVNEACSDRFPDTWIDFGVVRKAWGYDADQRPSTHPVAPDPEAVPDTASALLNFDGISYAKGASALRQLVAWMGEKDFLAGINTHFARHKFGNATLADFIDNLASATDRDVHGWAEQWLRTTGVDTLTPELGGDTTRTTLTVRRDGSRPHRIAIGVYDRDLLDTKRLVLRARVEADIPHTTPLELPGPRPALVVLNDGDLTYAKVRLDPNSLQTARRCLSGIPDALTRAVVWNTLRDMVRDGELAPEAYLETAHTHLPEETDLALVQGVLAFARLQIADHLLAPDQRPAALALITSLARDLIRRTEDGDAPGLRLTAVRAFIGSATQPDTIAAWLAEDTVPGGPETDPELRWRILARLAVLGALDEAAIDTELARDPSATGQEGAARCRAALPDPQAKAAAWSRLFDSDDLSNYLFTATAQGFWQPEQDELLKDYVARFYPAAIALGDRRGPAMSEAAGRHAFPAHMIDRESLALGETHLRDDTMIPALRRKLVDQLDDLRRALRVRTEA, encoded by the coding sequence ATGTCCGTACTGACGCGCGACGAAGCGCAGACCCGTGCCCAGCTCCTCGACGTCCACCACTACCGGGTCGACCTCGACCTGACCACCGGGGACGAGACCTTCCGGTCGAGGAGCGCCATCCGGTTCACCGCCCGCACCGCCGGGGACACCTTCGTCGAGCTGAAGCCCGAGACCCTCCACACCGCCACCCTCGACGGCGAACCCCTCGACCCCGGCGCCCTCGACGACAACCGGCTCCCCCTCAGCCTCACCGAGGGCGAGCACACGCTGGAGATCAGCACCACCATGCGCTACTCGCGCACCGGCGAGGGCATGCACCGGTTCACCGACCCCGTCGACGGCGAGACGTACGTCTACACCCAGCTCTTCATGGAAGACGTCCAGCGGGTCTTCGCCGCCTTCGACCAGCCCGACCTCAAGGCCGTCTTCGAAGTCGGCGTCGACGCCCCCGAAGGCTGGACCGTCCTCGCCAACGGCATCACCGAACGGCAACCCGACGGCCGCTGGACGGCCGCCCCCACCCCGCTGCTCTCCACCTACTTCGTCTGCGTCGCCGCCGGCCCCTGGCACTCCGTGCGCACCGAACACGCCGGACTCCCCTTCGGCATCCACTGCCGCCGCTCGCTCGCCCCCCACCTCGACGCCGACGCCGACGAGATCCTCGACATCACCAAGGCATGCTTCGACCGCTTCCACGAGAAGTTCGAGGAGCCCTACCCCTTCGACTCCTACGACCAGGCATTCGTACCCGAGTTCAACGCCGGCGCGATGGAGAACCCCGGCCTCGTCACCTTCCGCGACGAGTTCGTCTACCGCTCCGCCGTCACCGTCACCGAACGCCAGACCCGCGCCATGGTCATCGCCCACGAAATGGCCCACATGTGGTTCGGCGACCTCGTCACCCTGCGCTGGTGGGACGACATCTGGCTCAACGAGTCCTTCGCCGAGTACATGGGCTACCAGACCGTCAACGAAGCCTGCTCCGACCGCTTCCCCGACACCTGGATCGACTTCGGCGTCGTACGCAAGGCATGGGGCTACGACGCCGACCAGCGCCCCTCCACCCACCCCGTCGCACCCGACCCCGAGGCCGTCCCCGACACCGCCTCGGCCCTCCTCAACTTCGACGGCATCTCCTACGCCAAGGGCGCCTCCGCCCTCCGCCAGCTCGTGGCCTGGATGGGCGAGAAGGACTTCCTCGCCGGCATCAACACCCACTTCGCACGGCACAAGTTCGGCAACGCCACCCTCGCCGACTTCATCGACAACCTCGCCTCCGCCACCGACCGCGACGTCCACGGTTGGGCCGAGCAGTGGCTGCGGACCACCGGCGTCGACACCCTCACCCCCGAACTCGGCGGCGACACCACCCGCACCACCCTCACCGTGCGCCGCGACGGCAGCCGCCCCCACCGCATCGCCATCGGCGTCTACGACCGCGACCTCCTCGACACCAAGCGCCTCGTCCTGCGCGCACGCGTCGAAGCCGACATCCCGCACACCACCCCCCTCGAACTCCCCGGCCCGCGCCCCGCCCTCGTCGTCCTCAACGACGGCGACCTCACCTACGCCAAGGTGCGCCTGGACCCGAACTCCCTCCAGACCGCCCGGCGCTGCCTCTCCGGCATCCCCGACGCCCTCACCCGCGCCGTCGTCTGGAACACCCTGCGCGACATGGTCCGCGACGGCGAACTCGCCCCCGAGGCATACCTGGAGACGGCCCACACCCACCTCCCCGAAGAGACCGACCTCGCCCTCGTCCAGGGCGTCCTCGCCTTCGCACGCCTCCAGATCGCCGACCACCTCCTCGCACCCGACCAGCGGCCCGCCGCCCTGGCCCTGATCACCTCCCTCGCCCGCGACCTCATCCGCCGCACCGAGGACGGAGACGCACCCGGACTGCGCCTGACCGCCGTCCGCGCGTTCATCGGCAGCGCCACCCAGCCCGACACCATCGCCGCCTGGCTCGCCGAGGACACCGTCCCCGGAGGCCCGGAGACCGACCCCGAACTCCGCTGGCGCATCCTCGCCCGGCTCGCCGTCCTCGGCGCCCTCGACGAGGCCGCCATCGACACCGAACTGGCCCGCGACCCCAGCGCCACCGGCCAGGAAGGCGCCGCCCGCTGCCGCGCCGCCCTGCCCGACCCGCAGGCGAAGGCCGCGGCCTGGTCCCGCCTCTTCGACTCCGACGACCTCTCCAACTACCTCTTCACCGCCACGGCGCAGGGCTTCTGGCAGCCCGAACAGGACGAACTGCTCAAGGACTACGTCGCCCGCTTCTACCCCGCCGCCATCGCCCTCGGCGACCGACGTGGCCCGGCCATGTCCGAAGCCGCCGGCCGGCACGCCTTCCCCGCCCACATGATCGACCGGGAATCACTGGCCCTGGGCGAGACCCACCTCCGGGACGACACGATGATTCCGGCCCTCAGGCGCAAACTCGTCGACCAGCTCGACGACCTCCGCCGGGCCCTGCGCGTCCGCACCGAGGCATAG
- a CDS encoding pyridoxal phosphate-dependent decarboxylase family protein produces MCAAPTPPAPPPALAGGETGPDALRPLLATVLDALHDGATARRGPIPAGGPDRVAARIRDTLGPALPDTGTTPETALRTLVTALAEGSADPAAPLCAAHLHTPPLALAVAADLAASALNPSLDSWDQAPAASALEALVTAALAAEVYPHTLRPDALVTTGATESNQLALLLARERHGTVQAIVGAAAHHSFHRAAWILGLPAPVSVPTPNGTLDPVALDEALTDLHGPLLVAATAGTTDTGRIDPLPQIADLCDAHGADLHVDAAYAGPALFSATHRPLLSGLDRARSVALDLHKLGWQPAAAGLLAVRDTADLAVLTHTADYLNADDDTEAGLPSLLGRSLRTTRRPDILKIAVTLRALGRDGLGALVDTCCALARDLADLVDKTPGLELYERPTLSTVLFRPRDADDDTVAAIRRTLLTEGRAVLGRAHEDGRLWLKATLLNPHATTGDLEEILTLVEGGTDR; encoded by the coding sequence ATGTGTGCCGCGCCCACCCCGCCCGCCCCGCCTCCGGCCCTCGCCGGAGGCGAAACCGGCCCCGACGCCCTGCGCCCCCTCCTGGCCACCGTCCTCGACGCGCTGCACGACGGAGCCACGGCACGACGCGGCCCGATCCCCGCCGGCGGCCCCGACCGGGTCGCCGCCCGGATCCGCGACACCCTGGGACCGGCCCTCCCCGACACCGGAACCACCCCCGAGACCGCCCTGCGCACCCTCGTCACCGCCCTCGCCGAAGGATCCGCGGACCCCGCCGCCCCCCTCTGCGCCGCACACCTCCACACCCCGCCCCTCGCGCTCGCCGTCGCCGCCGACCTCGCCGCCTCCGCGCTGAACCCCTCCCTGGACTCCTGGGACCAGGCACCCGCCGCCTCCGCCCTCGAAGCCCTCGTCACCGCCGCCCTCGCCGCCGAGGTCTACCCCCACACCCTCCGGCCCGACGCCCTCGTCACCACCGGCGCAACCGAGTCCAACCAACTCGCCCTCCTCCTCGCCAGGGAACGCCACGGCACCGTCCAGGCCATCGTCGGAGCAGCCGCCCACCACTCCTTCCACCGCGCCGCCTGGATCCTCGGACTGCCCGCACCGGTCAGCGTCCCCACCCCCAACGGAACCCTCGACCCCGTCGCCCTCGACGAGGCACTCACCGACCTTCACGGCCCCCTCCTCGTCGCCGCCACCGCCGGCACCACCGACACCGGCCGCATCGACCCCCTGCCCCAGATCGCCGACCTCTGCGACGCCCACGGAGCCGACCTCCACGTCGACGCCGCCTACGCCGGCCCCGCCCTCTTCAGCGCCACCCACCGCCCCCTGCTCAGCGGCCTCGACCGCGCCCGATCCGTCGCCCTCGACCTGCACAAACTCGGCTGGCAACCGGCCGCCGCCGGCCTCCTCGCCGTCCGCGACACCGCCGACCTCGCGGTCCTCACCCACACCGCCGACTACCTCAACGCCGACGACGACACCGAAGCCGGTCTCCCCAGCCTCCTCGGCCGCTCCCTGCGCACCACCCGCCGCCCCGACATCCTCAAGATCGCCGTCACCCTGCGCGCCCTCGGCCGCGACGGCCTCGGCGCCCTCGTCGACACCTGCTGCGCCCTCGCCAGGGACCTCGCCGACCTCGTCGACAAGACCCCCGGCCTGGAACTGTACGAGCGGCCCACCCTGAGCACCGTCCTGTTCCGGCCCCGGGACGCCGACGACGACACCGTCGCCGCCATCCGCCGCACCCTCCTCACCGAGGGCCGGGCCGTCCTCGGCCGCGCCCACGAGGACGGCCGGCTCTGGCTCAAGGCCACCCTGCTCAACCCCCACGCCACCACCGGCGACCTGGAAGAGATCCTCACCCTCGTGGAAGGCGGCACCGACCGATGA
- a CDS encoding lysine N(6)-hydroxylase/L-ornithine N(5)-oxygenase family protein, whose product MTGDTPQHDPSPQAQGAWGDPHPPCDLVGIGIGPFNLSLAALAHGIPDGLSTAFFEQNPAFHWHPGLLIEGATLQVPFLADLVTLADPASPWSFLSYLRSRDRLYPFYFAEKFHIQRAEYDAYCRWVSGRLPGLHFGHQVDSVRWNPERSLFEVDFTQLDGDGEAEALGRVYTRNIALGVGTQPHVPEPLRPLAEAPGVPVVHSADYLDHRARLLAAEHVTVVGSGQSGAEIFLDLLRARPAGAERIHWLTRTEGFAPMEYSKLGLEHFTPDYTRYFHALPESVRNELVPRQWQLHKGIDTDTIAAIHDELYRRTLDGGWPDAVLTPGVRVRTAGRVATTKVELHLEHVQQSSRSRLTTDAVVLATGYRERPVDRMLADLDPYLRHDSAGRARIDEEYRLVLDDSVSGSVYVQNAEQHTHGVGAPDLGLAAWRSATILNSLTGKEPYPLPRRTAFTSFGLERRETPRIPAQGQALKPLARN is encoded by the coding sequence ATGACCGGCGACACCCCCCAGCACGACCCGTCCCCCCAGGCCCAGGGAGCGTGGGGGGACCCCCACCCGCCCTGCGACCTGGTGGGCATCGGCATCGGCCCGTTCAACCTCTCCCTCGCCGCACTCGCCCACGGCATCCCCGACGGACTCTCCACCGCCTTCTTCGAACAGAACCCCGCCTTCCACTGGCACCCCGGCCTCCTCATCGAGGGCGCCACCCTCCAGGTCCCCTTCCTCGCCGACCTCGTCACCCTCGCCGACCCCGCCAGCCCCTGGTCGTTCCTCAGCTACCTCCGCTCGCGTGACCGCCTCTACCCGTTCTACTTCGCCGAGAAGTTCCACATCCAGCGCGCCGAGTACGACGCCTACTGCCGCTGGGTCAGCGGCCGGCTCCCCGGCCTCCACTTCGGCCACCAGGTCGACTCCGTCCGCTGGAACCCCGAACGCTCCCTGTTCGAAGTCGACTTCACCCAGCTCGACGGCGACGGCGAAGCCGAGGCACTCGGCCGCGTCTACACCCGGAACATCGCCCTCGGCGTCGGCACCCAGCCCCACGTCCCCGAACCCCTCCGGCCGCTCGCCGAAGCCCCCGGCGTCCCCGTCGTCCACTCCGCCGACTACCTCGACCACCGCGCACGGCTCCTCGCCGCCGAACACGTCACCGTCGTCGGCTCCGGCCAGTCCGGAGCCGAGATCTTCCTCGACCTGCTCCGCGCCCGCCCGGCCGGCGCCGAACGCATCCACTGGCTCACCCGCACCGAGGGCTTCGCACCGATGGAGTACTCCAAACTCGGCCTGGAACACTTCACCCCCGACTACACCCGCTACTTCCACGCACTGCCCGAGTCCGTCCGCAACGAACTCGTCCCCCGCCAATGGCAGCTCCACAAAGGCATCGACACCGACACCATCGCCGCCATCCACGACGAGCTCTACCGCCGGACCCTCGACGGCGGCTGGCCGGACGCCGTCCTCACCCCCGGCGTCCGCGTCCGCACCGCCGGCCGCGTCGCCACCACCAAGGTCGAGCTCCACCTCGAACACGTCCAGCAGTCCAGCCGCTCCCGCCTCACCACCGACGCCGTCGTCCTCGCCACCGGCTACCGCGAACGCCCCGTCGACCGCATGCTCGCCGACCTCGACCCGTACCTGCGCCACGACTCCGCCGGGCGCGCCCGGATCGACGAGGAGTACCGCCTCGTCCTCGACGACTCCGTCAGCGGCTCCGTCTACGTCCAGAACGCCGAGCAGCACACCCATGGCGTCGGCGCGCCCGACCTCGGACTGGCCGCCTGGCGCAGCGCGACGATCCTCAACTCGCTCACCGGCAAAGAGCCCTACCCCCTGCCCCGCCGCACCGCCTTCACCAGCTTCGGCCTCGAACGACGGGAGACGCCCCGCATTCCGGCCCAGGGCCAGGCGCTGAAGCCCCTCGCCCGGAACTGA
- a CDS encoding bifunctional metallophosphatase/5'-nucleotidase: MPLNRRTFLESSAVVGAGAALSAGVAAAPAQASGRHPKPAKRYSFTVMGTTDLHGNVFNWDYFTDKEFDDKAHNDVGLAKISTLVDQVRRRRGRCNTLLIDAGDTIQGTQLSYYYAKVDPITRQGGPVHPMARAMNAIGYDAAALGNHEFNYGIPVLRKFEEQCDFPLLGANALDAKTLRPAFPPYSMHRLRTPHGRDVRVAVLGLTNPGIAIWDKANVTGRMVFPGLEEQAAKWVPRLRSMGADVVVVSAHSGSSGTSSYGDQLPYVENAAGLVAERVPGIDAILVGHAHTEIPEYRVRNEDTGAEVVLSEPLKWGQRLTLFDFDLVWEKGRWTVEKVAAQVLNSNTVAEDPEITGLLADEHRKVVAYVNQVIGSSTTAMTTVDAPWKDEPIIDLISHVQAETVKEALAGGAYAGLPVLSQASCFSRTAAIPAGEVTIRDAAGLYVFENTLEARLLTGAQVKDYLEFSARYYVRTPAGAPVDTALLTNADGTPDYNYDVVYGVTYEIDIAQPAGSRIVNLSFGGEPIDPEARFVLAVNNYRASGGGAFPHVAGAPQLWANSDEIRNTIIQWVRANGTVDPDRFASVDWRLTREGVPVF, from the coding sequence ATGCCGCTGAACCGCCGCACGTTCCTGGAGAGTTCCGCCGTCGTCGGAGCCGGCGCCGCCCTGTCGGCGGGCGTCGCCGCCGCTCCCGCGCAGGCTTCGGGTCGTCATCCGAAGCCGGCCAAGCGGTACTCCTTCACCGTGATGGGGACCACCGATCTGCACGGCAACGTCTTCAACTGGGACTACTTCACGGACAAGGAGTTCGACGACAAGGCACACAACGACGTCGGCCTGGCCAAGATCTCGACCCTGGTCGACCAGGTGCGGAGGCGGCGGGGGCGGTGCAACACGCTGCTCATCGACGCCGGTGACACCATCCAGGGCACCCAGCTGTCGTACTACTACGCCAAGGTCGACCCGATCACGCGACAGGGCGGCCCGGTCCACCCCATGGCGCGGGCGATGAACGCCATCGGCTACGACGCCGCGGCGCTGGGCAACCACGAGTTCAACTACGGCATCCCGGTGCTGCGGAAGTTCGAGGAGCAGTGCGACTTCCCGTTGCTCGGTGCGAACGCGCTCGACGCGAAGACGCTCCGGCCGGCGTTTCCCCCGTACAGCATGCACCGTCTGCGCACGCCGCACGGGCGGGACGTGAGGGTGGCGGTGCTGGGTCTGACCAACCCGGGCATCGCGATCTGGGACAAGGCCAACGTCACCGGCCGGATGGTCTTCCCCGGTCTGGAGGAGCAGGCGGCGAAGTGGGTGCCGAGGCTGCGCTCGATGGGTGCGGACGTGGTCGTGGTCTCGGCTCACTCCGGTTCCAGCGGAACCTCCTCGTACGGCGACCAGCTCCCGTACGTCGAGAACGCGGCCGGCCTCGTCGCGGAGCGTGTGCCGGGCATCGACGCGATTCTCGTCGGGCACGCCCATACCGAGATCCCCGAGTACCGGGTGCGGAACGAGGACACCGGTGCGGAGGTGGTGCTGTCGGAGCCGCTGAAGTGGGGCCAGCGGCTGACGCTGTTCGACTTCGACCTGGTGTGGGAGAAGGGCCGTTGGACGGTCGAGAAGGTCGCGGCGCAGGTCCTGAACTCCAACACGGTGGCGGAGGACCCGGAGATCACGGGTCTGCTTGCGGACGAGCACCGGAAGGTCGTCGCCTACGTGAACCAGGTCATCGGTTCGTCGACGACGGCGATGACCACGGTCGATGCGCCGTGGAAGGACGAGCCGATCATCGACCTGATCAGCCATGTCCAGGCCGAGACGGTGAAGGAGGCGCTGGCCGGTGGCGCGTACGCCGGGCTTCCGGTGCTGTCGCAGGCGTCCTGCTTCTCCCGTACGGCGGCGATCCCGGCCGGTGAGGTGACCATCAGGGACGCGGCGGGTCTCTACGTGTTCGAGAACACCCTGGAGGCGCGGCTGCTGACCGGTGCGCAGGTCAAGGACTATCTGGAGTTCTCGGCGCGGTACTACGTCAGGACTCCGGCCGGTGCGCCGGTGGACACGGCGCTGTTGACCAACGCGGACGGGACGCCGGACTACAACTACGACGTGGTGTACGGGGTGACGTACGAGATCGACATCGCTCAGCCGGCCGGTTCGCGGATCGTGAACCTGTCGTTCGGTGGTGAGCCGATCGATCCGGAGGCGCGGTTCGTGCTGGCGGTGAACAACTACCGGGCGAGTGGCGGCGGAGCGTTCCCGCATGTGGCGGGGGCGCCGCAGTTGTGGGCGAACTCGGACGAGATCCGCAACACGATCATCCAGTGGGTGCGGGCGAACGGGACGGTCGACCCGGATCGGTTCGCGTCGGTGGACTGGAGGCTGACGCGGGAGGGTGTGCCGGTGTTCTGA